AAGCAAATACGAATGAAATTGAAGGCGAGACTGCCATGTGGGATGTAAATCCCTTCAAGGGAAAAGAAATACGAGCAAAATCAAGATATATCCGATGGAGGGCAATTTCATTCCTTCTTTTCCTTTTGGTTTTAATTTCAGCGGGGGGTATCCTTTTAAGGAAAAGGGGTTAAACAGCCAATAATTCCTTAAACCTTAAAGCATCGTCGAACATGGCGATATTGTTGAACATACAATAGGTCACCTTGTGCCCACTGCACTTTTCCTTTAGCCACAGAAGCTCTTCTTTAGAATACTTATGTCTGTAACCGGGGCCTCCGTGGAGTCGAAAGTAATTTATTTCTCCATGGAGGGGCTCTCCTTCAAAGGGATCCACACAGTGGATCAAATTCAATTCGCGGCAAAGGACGATGATATCCTGGTCATCCCATTTCCCGCGGGGTTCCCAAACCATCAGGAAATCATGGCGGTCGATGGTTTTGAAGAAATCCTTTAGATTTTCGATATTTTCGGTCGTGGGCTTGAAGCTCGCTGGACTCTGGAAGATGATGATTCTTGCACCGAAGGTCCTTCCTATCTCCCTTGTCCTTCTCCAAGCTTCAAAAACTTCCCCCGTAGGTCTAAAAAAACCATATTTTTCCCTGCATTCTTCGGATACTTGTAGGCCAGCTTTTTTATAGGTGGGGCTCTTCGGAGAATGCGTTATTAACTGCCAAGCTTTCATGGTGAATTCAAAACCATTTGGAGCTTCATCCCGCCATTTTAAAACGGTCTCAATTTTCGGTAAATTATAGAAGGTCCTTTGGATTTCTATCACATCAAAGTGCTCGAAATACCTTTGTTTTTTAACGGGAAAACCGCAGCAGCCGATCTTTATCATGGCACTTAACTCCACACGTGGATTTCTAAAATTTTTGGATTTTGATCTGTAATTTTGATTTTTGATCTTTACATTTTAAATTTTCTTATGGTTGAAATAGGAAACGTTTAGGAAATCCCACTATCAAGGATATCAACACTCACCCTCTTTTACTAGAGTAAGTACAGTTTCGGGATAAATTTAAAAAAATGTGAGAACTTTTCCGAAACTCTGCCTTAAAGTGATAGAATACTTCTGGAGGGAGGTGAACTAAATGGTCAATGCTTATGTCCTCATAAATGCCGAAGCCGGTAAGGCTGGAAATGTGGTTAGAGAAGTATCGAGAATTGCAGGTGTAAAATCCACTCATGCCGTCACCGGTCCTTATGATGCCATTGCCTTCGTTGAAGTAGCGGATTTCAACGCTTTAGGGGAATTGGTTGTAGCAAGAATTCAAAAAGTGGAGGGAGTTAACCGTACTCTCTCGTGCATCGTCGTAGAACTAAGCTAAAATTCCTCCTTGTGAACGATTTCAGAGAGGCTTTTTCTGGAGGGGGATTTGGGGATAATATCTGGGTATCCCAAAACAAGGATTCCCAAACTTAAATAGTTTTTTGGGATACCCAAAAGTTTTCCCAGCCTCATTCTGTGATTCACGTGATCGCATGGAGAGCCATACCAATGGCTGCCGATGCCCAAAGCCGTTGCTGCAAGCATCATATTCTGCACCGCACAAGCCACACTAGCGAGGCTGGTCCAGGGCTTACATAATCCGCGTTTACTTTTATCCATCAACACCGCTATATGCACAGGGGCTTGGAGAAAAGCTCCTTTGATCATTCTCTTCGCCAACTCTCTCCCAACCTTTGTCGAGCTAAGATGCTTCACTATATCCA
This genomic interval from Actinomycetota bacterium contains the following:
- a CDS encoding DUF72 domain-containing protein, coding for MIKIGCCGFPVKKQRYFEHFDVIEIQRTFYNLPKIETVLKWRDEAPNGFEFTMKAWQLITHSPKSPTYKKAGLQVSEECREKYGFFRPTGEVFEAWRRTREIGRTFGARIIIFQSPASFKPTTENIENLKDFFKTIDRHDFLMVWEPRGKWDDQDIIVLCRELNLIHCVDPFEGEPLHGEINYFRLHGGPGYRHKYSKEELLWLKEKCSGHKVTYCMFNNIAMFDDALRFKELLAV
- a CDS encoding Lrp/AsnC ligand binding domain-containing protein gives rise to the protein MVNAYVLINAEAGKAGNVVREVSRIAGVKSTHAVTGPYDAIAFVEVADFNALGELVVARIQKVEGVNRTLSCIVVELS
- a CDS encoding nitroreductase family protein, with protein sequence MKSRRSIRRFKKKPISEQILKQILDAARWAPSESNAQPWEFIVIRSRKIREEIACIAAEACEYALLDKKAVERSKKICSPEDFKRMVEGMGIPKIVSLLLESSGIVDIVKHLSSTKVGRELAKRMIKGAFLQAPVHIAVLMDKSKRGLCKPWTSLASVACAVQNMMLAATALGIGSHWYGSPCDHVNHRMRLGKLLGIPKNYLSLGILVLGYPDIIPKSPSRKSLSEIVHKEEF